The following is a genomic window from Amycolatopsis sp. BJA-103.
CCATGGCCTGGGTGAACGGCCGTCCGGCGGGGGTGGGGACCACGAGCCGGGTGTTCTCGCCGCAGACTTCGTCCAGGGCGGGGCCCCAGATCTGCGGTTTCATCACCATGCCGGGCCCGCCGCCGTACGGGGCGTCGTCGACCGCGCGGTGGACGTCGTGCGTCCAGTCCCGCAGGTCGTGCACGCCGACCTCGATGAGGCCGCGGTCGATCGCGCGCCCGAGCAGCGCGGCGCGGAGCGGGTCGAGGTATTCGGGGAAGATCGTGACGACGTCGAGGCGCATCAGGCGTCCAGCAGGCCTTCCGGCGGGTCGAGGACGACGCGGCCGCCCGCGACGTCGACCGACGGGACGATCGCCTTCACGAACGGCACCAGGACCTCGCGTCCGTCGTGCTCGATCGACAGCAGTTCCCCGGCGGGTGAGTGCACGATTTCGAGCACCTTGCCGACGAGCGTGCCGTCGGTGAGTTCGGCCCGCAGGCCTTCGAGTTCGTGGTCGTAGAACTCGTCGGGGTCTTCGGTGGGCGGCAGCGTCGAGGTGTCGGCGATCAGGAGCGCGCCGCGGAGGGTCTCCGCGACGTCCCTGGTCAGCACCTCTTCGAAACGCACCAGCAGCCGCCCGCTGTGTTCGCGGGCGGCTGCGATGGTGAGATTCCGGCTGCTGCCGTCACGCAGCTTCGTCATGACGGCCGAACCGACGGCGAACCGCTGTTCCGGCGAGTCCGTGCGTACGTCCACCGCGAGTTCCCCGCGGATTCCGTGCGCCTTGGCGATACGGCCGACTACGACGTCCATCCGGTGTGTTCCTGCGTTTCCTGTGTCCTTGGTCAGCGATCGGTGTCGACGACGTCCACGCGGACGCCGCGGCCACCGATGCCGCCCATGACGGTGCGCAGGGCGGTCGCGGTACGACCGCCCCGGCCGATCACCTTGCCGAGGTCGTCGGGGTGCACGTGCACCTCGAGCGTCCGGCCACGGCGTGTGGTCAGCAGCTCGACCCGGACCTCGTCCGGGTTGTCGACGATCCCGCGCACCAGGTGCTCGAGGGAGTCAGCGAGGAAACTCACGCCTCGGCCTTGTCACCCTCGGCGGCCTCGGCCTTGTCGGCTTCGGCCTTCTTCGGGGCGGACTTCTTCTTCGGCGTGGTGGCCTCGGCGGAGGCCGAGTCACCGGCGGCGGCGAGCGCGGCGTTGAACAGGTCCTGCTTCGACGGCTTCGGCTCGGCGACCTTCAGGGTGCCCTCGGCGCCCGGCAGGCCCTTGAACTTCTGCCAGTCACCGGTGATCTCGAGGATGCGCTGGACCGGCTCGGTCGGCTGGGCACCGACGGACAGCCAGTGCTGGGCCCGCTCGGTGTCGACCTCGATGAAGCTCGGCTCTTCCTTCGGGTGGTACTTGCCGATCGTCTCGATGGCCTTGCCATCACGGCGGGTGCGCGCGTCGGCGACGATGATGCGGTAGTACGGCGCACGGATCTTGCCGAGACGCTGAAGCTTGATCTTGACGGCCACGGGTGTGGGTACTCCTCAGTTCTCTCTGATGCATGTGGAAGGCGTACGAGAGCCGAGTGGGGAACGGCTACGCACACCCGAAGGTCCGGAGCTCGGGCGCGGTGAGAGGGTCCGGCCAAAGCAGGCAAGCGTACATTCTGCCAGACGCCGGACGGCCGTCAGAACGCGGCTATCCCAAGCGAGGCGAGCAGGATCGTCACGGCCGGGAGGAAGTTGTTCACCTGGTGGGCGACCACGCTGCCGAGCAATCGCCCGGTGAACACCCTGGCGAGCCCGATCGGGATCGCGATCACCAGCAGCAACGTGGTGCGCAGCGGCTCGAGGTGGCTCGCCGCGAAAACGGCCGTGGAGACCAGGAACGCCGCGATCCTCCCCCAGCGTTCGGTGCGCCACTGCAACCGCTCGACGGCGCCCCACAGGAGACCGCGGTAGATGATCTCCTCGCAGATCGGCCCGACCAGCCACAGGTAGATGAACATCACGACGGCCGCCGACACCGACATCCGGCGGTCCTCGACGAGCGCGCTGATCGCCGAAGTCGCGTTCTCGTTGCCCACGACCTGCGTCCAGGCCCAGGCGGCGAGCGAGGTGAACCCGAGCCCGAGCACCCCGAGTTTGAGCCCGACCTTGACGTCGGCCCAGCTCCAGCCGATCCGGAGATCGGCGAACGGGCCGTTGCCGCGGAGCCGGGTGATCAGCAGCGCGACCCCGGCCGCGACCATCGTCGGCACCATCGTGCCCAGCAGCACCATGCGCATCGGCAAGGGCTGACCGGGCTGGACGTCGCCGAGCAGGACGCTGATGAACGCCGCCGACGCGAGGAGAACGGCCTCCACCAAGAGGAAGGCCCCGAATCCCCAACGATGCGGCAGTGGCGTACCGGGGGCGGCCACCTCACCTCCGGCAGCGAGTTCGTCCGGCGGCGCGGCCTCGGGGATCGGCTCCCTGGGCTGAGATACGGTCACGCCGATCCTCCGGTGATCGTTCGGTTACTCACAGACTCTAGCCGCCCGGACCGGCGATCACCTCGCCGCGAA
Proteins encoded in this region:
- the rimM gene encoding ribosome maturation factor RimM (Essential for efficient processing of 16S rRNA), which codes for MDVVVGRIAKAHGIRGELAVDVRTDSPEQRFAVGSAVMTKLRDGSSRNLTIAAAREHSGRLLVRFEEVLTRDVAETLRGALLIADTSTLPPTEDPDEFYDHELEGLRAELTDGTLVGKVLEIVHSPAGELLSIEHDGREVLVPFVKAIVPSVDVAGGRVVLDPPEGLLDA
- a CDS encoding RNA-binding protein, which gives rise to MSFLADSLEHLVRGIVDNPDEVRVELLTTRRGRTLEVHVHPDDLGKVIGRGGRTATALRTVMGGIGGRGVRVDVVDTDR
- the rpsP gene encoding 30S ribosomal protein S16, translating into MAVKIKLQRLGKIRAPYYRIIVADARTRRDGKAIETIGKYHPKEEPSFIEVDTERAQHWLSVGAQPTEPVQRILEITGDWQKFKGLPGAEGTLKVAEPKPSKQDLFNAALAAAGDSASAEATTPKKKSAPKKAEADKAEAAEGDKAEA
- a CDS encoding CPBP family intramembrane glutamic endopeptidase encodes the protein MTVSQPREPIPEAAPPDELAAGGEVAAPGTPLPHRWGFGAFLLVEAVLLASAAFISVLLGDVQPGQPLPMRMVLLGTMVPTMVAAGVALLITRLRGNGPFADLRIGWSWADVKVGLKLGVLGLGFTSLAAWAWTQVVGNENATSAISALVEDRRMSVSAAVVMFIYLWLVGPICEEIIYRGLLWGAVERLQWRTERWGRIAAFLVSTAVFAASHLEPLRTTLLLVIAIPIGLARVFTGRLLGSVVAHQVNNFLPAVTILLASLGIAAF